DNA sequence from the candidate division KSB1 bacterium genome:
CAGCAGAATGCGCGACTCGTCCCCGTTCAAGAACACCGTGAAGCTCGCCTCCGGCGGCTGATGGCGGCAGAACTGCCCGTCGGCGTGGCGCACAAAATTGCGGAAATAGATCCACTGACTGCCAGCCGGCACCACCCACGATGCCAAGCCGACGAGGACGAGAGGCCTAAGCCATGACCTTGCTGATGTCACCCATCCTCCAGAGAAAAAGCGCAGCGCCTGGCCATCAGAGGCGGGAGCAACCGGCTGGGACAGCGTTGCTTCTTGCCCAGAATTCCTGCCGTCGCCATGTCAGCTCGCGACCAGTGAGCGCATGGCCACCAGCACACCAAGGGCAACAATCACCACGGCACCCGCCACCGCCACGGCAGTGGTGCCCCAGGCGGGCAGGCGGCCTTGGGCCAGGCGCGCCCCCCTCACCACGACAACGCCTAACACCACCATCACCACTGCCATCCCCAGGCTAAAGCTGGCCACAAGGGCCAACCCAAGGGGGACCTTGTGCATCGATATGGCCAGGAGCAAGATCACCAGAGCCTTTGGGCACGGCACGAGCCCACCGGAGAAACCTAAGGAGATCGCGCCCCACCACGTTCGCGGCCCCACAGACACGCCTTGTGCGTGGTGGTATTCGTGTTCGTGGTGATGAAAATGTCTCTCATGAACATCACCACCGTGCCAGGACGCTTGCTCCTGGCCCGTTCCCCGCGATGAAAGCGAGGTCTGCCGCCTCTTGAACACAGCCCTGATCCTCGCGAAGAGCAACCAAAGCCCGATACCAGAGACGGCCACACCGGAGCCCAAAGAAAACCATCTTGCAGCTCTTTCTGGCCAAAAAAAGTCAGTGACCCAGAGAGCCAGCAGCGCAACGACCACTACCACCAAGACGTGGGAAGCTGTCAGAACAAGAGCAAGCAGCACCGCATCGGGAATCCGTCCCTGAGAGCTGACCAGATAGGCAGCCATCAGCGACTTGCCATGCCCTGGGCCGAGGGCGTGCAGAGCTCCCAGCAGGAAAGCAACGCCAAGAACCGCCAGCGCAAACAGGGGGCTCACGTGCTCATAGTAAAGCACCTCTTTGACCAGGTCTTGGCTCACGGCTGTCACCGAGTGCACCGGAAGCGGATTTTCAACTTCGGGTACTTTCCTTTGCGAATACGCAGCACAGTCTCGTCGTAAAACACGCCGCTGATGACCACCATGTCCAAGTCCCGCTTGATATATCCCGGGTACGTGGACAGGAATGAAATGGAGGGCGAGCCGATAACACGAAGCTGGAGCAATCTGCCGATCGCCCGCTCCTGCTCATCAGTGAAGGCCACCCTCTCTTTGGCCAGATCGATGAAGTGGTTCCCGCAGATGAAGAAGAGACGGGGGTCTGCCTCCAGATCATGATCCCCCGGCGAGAGCTGGCCACTTT
Encoded proteins:
- a CDS encoding sulfite exporter TauE/SafE family protein; its protein translation is MSQDLVKEVLYYEHVSPLFALAVLGVAFLLGALHALGPGHGKSLMAAYLVSSQGRIPDAVLLALVLTASHVLVVVVVALLALWVTDFFWPERAARWFSLGSGVAVSGIGLWLLFARIRAVFKRRQTSLSSRGTGQEQASWHGGDVHERHFHHHEHEYHHAQGVSVGPRTWWGAISLGFSGGLVPCPKALVILLLAISMHKVPLGLALVASFSLGMAVVMVVLGVVVVRGARLAQGRLPAWGTTAVAVAGAVVIVALGVLVAMRSLVAS